Proteins co-encoded in one Perca flavescens isolate YP-PL-M2 chromosome 11, PFLA_1.0, whole genome shotgun sequence genomic window:
- the pla1a gene encoding phospholipase A1 member A isoform X2, which produces MPRELTPILLCVLTVCISALVVGVEEIQSDEECADLNNTTWLEYRQQRVKLQVQYMLLTRRNMDCAQMFNQESLTETQKQPSYFNISHPTKVIIHGYRILGSKPSWVKQLAQAVLRAQNVNVLVVDWVYGASFAYNLAVENYKEVALQISVLINQLQKHGCELESFHFIGVSLGAHVAGFVGTLFEGKIGRITALDPAGPMFKGADTFDRLDPSDAQFVDAIHTDADYFGISIPVGHVDFFLNGGKDQTGCGRSRFASMYGYVICDHMRALHVYMSALNGSCTLTGIPCFSYEDFLEGRCMDCDVFKGTCPTIGLSENSGLAMSPVPREQKLFLLTTASPPFCSHHFLLQLEVSPLDKSAEVEVTLKTHNLGTAQRLRLQRDNTVYRKVLSHPAALCEIYSIELKNTGARLYRQGDIHIKSVCLSEFPSVGLRREEPLCVNNINIRRGAPWTHDFVQVCGIF; this is translated from the exons GTGTGGAGGAAATTCAGAGCGATGAAGAGTGCGCTGACCTCAACAACACCACCTGGCTGGAGTACCGGCAGCAGAGAGTCAAGCTGCAGGTGCAGTACATGCTGCTCACGAGGAGGAACATGGACTGTGCCCAAATGTTCAACCAGGAGTCTCTCACTGAAACACAGAAGCAGCCGTCCTActtcaatatctcccacccgaCAAAGGTCATCATCCACGGTTACAG GATCCTAGGCAGTAAGCCGTCGTGGGTGAAACAGCTGGCCCAGGCCGTGCTGAGGGCGCAGAATGTCAACGTGCTGGTGGTGGACTGGGTCTACGGCGCCTCCTTCGCCTACAACCTGGCAGTGGAGAATTACAAGGAGGTGGCTTTGCAGATCTCTGTCCTCATCAACCAGCTGCAG AAACACGGATGCGAGCTAGAGTCCTTCCACTTCATCGGGGTCAGTCTTGGGGCGCACGTCGCTGGTTTCGTGGGGACTCTTTTCGAGGGGAAGATAGGACGAATCACAG CTCTTGACCCTGCTGGACCCATGTTTAAAGGAGCTGACACCTTTGACCGGCTGGACCCGTCTGACGCTCAGTTTGTTGACGCCATCCACACGGACGCTGACT ATTTTGGGATTTCCATCCCTGTCGGTCATGTGGACTTCTTTCTGAATGGAGGAAAAGACCAGACTGGATGTGGTCGCTCTAGGTTCGCTTCAA TGTATGGCTATGTGATATGTGACCACATGAGGGCGCTGCATGTCTACATGAGCGCGCTGAACGGCTCGTGCACGTTAACGGGGATCCCGTGCTTCAGCTATGAGGACTTCCTGGAGGGACGCTGCATGGACTGTGACGTCTTCAAGGGGACATGTCCAACTATAG gttTATCAGAAAACAGTGGGTTAGCCATGTCTCCCGTTCCCAGAGAGCAGAAGCTCTTCCTCCTCACAACTGCTTCGCCACCTTTTTGCT CtcatcacttcctgctgcagctggaggTTTCTCCTCTGGATAAGAGCGCTGAGGTGGAGGTGACACTGAAAACTCACAACCTGGGAACAGCGCAGCGGCTCAGGCT tcaGAGAGATAACACAGTGTACAGGAAGGTGTTGTCTCACCCTGCCGCCCTGTGTGAGATCTACTCCATCGAGCTGAAGAACACCGGAGCTCGCCTCTACAGACAGGGAGACATCCACATcaagtctgtctgcctctccgAGTTCCCCTCTGTCGG ATTAAGGCGAGAGGAGCCGCTGTGCGTGAACAACATCAATATCAGACGAGGAGCTCCGTGGACACACGACTTCGTGCAGGTGTGTGGTATCTTCTGA
- the pla1a gene encoding phospholipase A1 member A isoform X1, with amino-acid sequence MPRELTPILLCVLTVCISALVVGVEEIQSDEECADLNNTTWLEYRQQRVKLQVQYMLLTRRNMDCAQMFNQESLTETQKQPSYFNISHPTKVIIHGYRILGSKPSWVKQLAQAVLRAQNVNVLVVDWVYGASFAYNLAVENYKEVALQISVLINQLQKHGCELESFHFIGVSLGAHVAGFVGTLFEGKIGRITALDPAGPMFKGADTFDRLDPSDAQFVDAIHTDADYFGISIPVGHVDFFLNGGKDQTGCGRSRFASILVYFPVYGYVICDHMRALHVYMSALNGSCTLTGIPCFSYEDFLEGRCMDCDVFKGTCPTIGLSENSGLAMSPVPREQKLFLLTTASPPFCSHHFLLQLEVSPLDKSAEVEVTLKTHNLGTAQRLRLQRDNTVYRKVLSHPAALCEIYSIELKNTGARLYRQGDIHIKSVCLSEFPSVGLRREEPLCVNNINIRRGAPWTHDFVQVCGIF; translated from the exons GTGTGGAGGAAATTCAGAGCGATGAAGAGTGCGCTGACCTCAACAACACCACCTGGCTGGAGTACCGGCAGCAGAGAGTCAAGCTGCAGGTGCAGTACATGCTGCTCACGAGGAGGAACATGGACTGTGCCCAAATGTTCAACCAGGAGTCTCTCACTGAAACACAGAAGCAGCCGTCCTActtcaatatctcccacccgaCAAAGGTCATCATCCACGGTTACAG GATCCTAGGCAGTAAGCCGTCGTGGGTGAAACAGCTGGCCCAGGCCGTGCTGAGGGCGCAGAATGTCAACGTGCTGGTGGTGGACTGGGTCTACGGCGCCTCCTTCGCCTACAACCTGGCAGTGGAGAATTACAAGGAGGTGGCTTTGCAGATCTCTGTCCTCATCAACCAGCTGCAG AAACACGGATGCGAGCTAGAGTCCTTCCACTTCATCGGGGTCAGTCTTGGGGCGCACGTCGCTGGTTTCGTGGGGACTCTTTTCGAGGGGAAGATAGGACGAATCACAG CTCTTGACCCTGCTGGACCCATGTTTAAAGGAGCTGACACCTTTGACCGGCTGGACCCGTCTGACGCTCAGTTTGTTGACGCCATCCACACGGACGCTGACT ATTTTGGGATTTCCATCCCTGTCGGTCATGTGGACTTCTTTCTGAATGGAGGAAAAGACCAGACTGGATGTGGTCGCTCTAGGTTCGCTTCAA TTCTTGTCTACTTCCCAGTGTATGGCTATGTGATATGTGACCACATGAGGGCGCTGCATGTCTACATGAGCGCGCTGAACGGCTCGTGCACGTTAACGGGGATCCCGTGCTTCAGCTATGAGGACTTCCTGGAGGGACGCTGCATGGACTGTGACGTCTTCAAGGGGACATGTCCAACTATAG gttTATCAGAAAACAGTGGGTTAGCCATGTCTCCCGTTCCCAGAGAGCAGAAGCTCTTCCTCCTCACAACTGCTTCGCCACCTTTTTGCT CtcatcacttcctgctgcagctggaggTTTCTCCTCTGGATAAGAGCGCTGAGGTGGAGGTGACACTGAAAACTCACAACCTGGGAACAGCGCAGCGGCTCAGGCT tcaGAGAGATAACACAGTGTACAGGAAGGTGTTGTCTCACCCTGCCGCCCTGTGTGAGATCTACTCCATCGAGCTGAAGAACACCGGAGCTCGCCTCTACAGACAGGGAGACATCCACATcaagtctgtctgcctctccgAGTTCCCCTCTGTCGG ATTAAGGCGAGAGGAGCCGCTGTGCGTGAACAACATCAATATCAGACGAGGAGCTCCGTGGACACACGACTTCGTGCAGGTGTGTGGTATCTTCTGA